A single Rhinolophus ferrumequinum isolate MPI-CBG mRhiFer1 chromosome 12, mRhiFer1_v1.p, whole genome shotgun sequence DNA region contains:
- the DNAJB5 gene encoding dnaJ homolog subfamily B member 5 isoform X1 codes for MFKRTVLSCPPPAAPPLQARGAFRSFPHFWGEDFLASLMFKIQLEPLKLRAWTLNGFVKFRNKETSAGPVAVMGKDYYKILGIPSGANEDEIKKAYRKMALKYHPDKNKEPNAEEKFKEIAEAYDVLSDPKKRGLYDQYGEEGLKTGGGSSGGSSGSFHYTFHGDPHATFASFFGGSNPFDIFFASSRSTRPFSGFDPDDMDVDDDEDPFGAFGRFGFNGLSRGPRRTPEPLYPRRKVQDPPVVHELRVSLEEIYHGSTKRMKITRRRLNPDGRTVRTEDKILHIVIKRGWKEGTKITFPKEGDATPDNIPADIVFVLKDKPHAHFRRDGTNVLYSALISLKEALCGCTVNIPTIDGRVIPLPCNDVIKPGTVKRLRGEGLPFPKVPTQRGDLIVEFKVRFPDRLTPQTRQILKQHLPCS; via the exons ATGTTTAAGCGCACAGTGctctcctgcccacccccagcaGCACCCCCACTACAGGCCCGAGGAGCTTTCCGGAGCTTCCCACACTTCTGGGGAGAAGACTTCTTAGCCAGCTTGATGTTTAAAATTCAGCTGGAGCCCTTAAAACTTCGAGCCTGGACGCTGAATGGGTTTGTAAAGTTTCG AAACAAGGAGACCAGTGCCGGTCCAGTGGCTGTGATGGGAAAGGATTATTACAAGATTCTTGGGATCCCATCGGGAGCCAATGAGGACGAGATCAAGAAAGCCTACCGGAAGATGGCCTTGAAGTACCACCCAGACAAGAACAAAGAACCCAACGCGGAGGAGAAATTTAAGGAGATTGCAGAGGCCTATGATGTGCTGAGTGACCCTAAGAAACGCGGCCTGTATGACCAGTACGGGGAGGAAG GCCTGAAGACTGGCGGTGGTTCATCAGGTGGCTCCAGTGGCTCCTTTCACTACACCTTTCACGGGGACCCCCATGCCACCTTTGCCTCCTTCTTTGGTGGCTCCAATCCCTTCGATATCTTCTTTGCCAGCAGCCGTTCCACTCGACCCTTCAGTGGTTTTGACCCAGATGACATGGATGTCGATGATGATGAGGACCCATTTGGTGCCTTCGGCCGCTTTGGCTTCAATGGGCTGAGCAGGGGTCCAAGGCGAACCCCAGAACCACTGTACCCTCGACGCAAGGTGCAGGACCCACCTGTGGTGCATGAACTGCGGGTGTCCCTGGAGGAGATCTACCATGGCTCCACCAAGCGCATGAAGATTACGAGGCGGCGCCTCAACCCTGACGGGCGAACTGTGCGCACCGAGGACAAGATCCTGCACATTGTCATCAAGCGAGGCTGGAAGGAAGGCACCAAGATCACCTTCCCTAAAGAGGGCGATGCCACACCTGACAACATCCCTGCCGACATAGTCTTTGTGCTCAAAGACAAGCCCCACGCACACTTCCGCAGAGACGGTACCAACGTGCTCTACAGTGCTCTGATTAGCCTCAAGGAG gcGCTGTGTGGCTGCACTGTGAACATTCCCACCATTGATGGCCGAGTGATCCCTTTGCCCTGCAATGATGTCATCAAGCCAGGCACCGTGAAGAGACTCCGTGGGGAGGGTCTTCCCTTCCCCAAGGTGCCCACCCAGCGCGGAGACCTCATTGTGGAGTTCAAAGTTCGCTTTCCAGACAGATTAACACCACAGACACGACAGATCCTTAAGCAGCACCTACCCTGTTCCTAG
- the DNAJB5 gene encoding dnaJ homolog subfamily B member 5 isoform X2: MFKIQLEPLKLRAWTLNGFVKFRNKETSAGPVAVMGKDYYKILGIPSGANEDEIKKAYRKMALKYHPDKNKEPNAEEKFKEIAEAYDVLSDPKKRGLYDQYGEEGLKTGGGSSGGSSGSFHYTFHGDPHATFASFFGGSNPFDIFFASSRSTRPFSGFDPDDMDVDDDEDPFGAFGRFGFNGLSRGPRRTPEPLYPRRKVQDPPVVHELRVSLEEIYHGSTKRMKITRRRLNPDGRTVRTEDKILHIVIKRGWKEGTKITFPKEGDATPDNIPADIVFVLKDKPHAHFRRDGTNVLYSALISLKEALCGCTVNIPTIDGRVIPLPCNDVIKPGTVKRLRGEGLPFPKVPTQRGDLIVEFKVRFPDRLTPQTRQILKQHLPCS, translated from the exons ATGTTTAAAATTCAGCTGGAGCCCTTAAAACTTCGAGCCTGGACGCTGAATGGGTTTGTAAAGTTTCG AAACAAGGAGACCAGTGCCGGTCCAGTGGCTGTGATGGGAAAGGATTATTACAAGATTCTTGGGATCCCATCGGGAGCCAATGAGGACGAGATCAAGAAAGCCTACCGGAAGATGGCCTTGAAGTACCACCCAGACAAGAACAAAGAACCCAACGCGGAGGAGAAATTTAAGGAGATTGCAGAGGCCTATGATGTGCTGAGTGACCCTAAGAAACGCGGCCTGTATGACCAGTACGGGGAGGAAG GCCTGAAGACTGGCGGTGGTTCATCAGGTGGCTCCAGTGGCTCCTTTCACTACACCTTTCACGGGGACCCCCATGCCACCTTTGCCTCCTTCTTTGGTGGCTCCAATCCCTTCGATATCTTCTTTGCCAGCAGCCGTTCCACTCGACCCTTCAGTGGTTTTGACCCAGATGACATGGATGTCGATGATGATGAGGACCCATTTGGTGCCTTCGGCCGCTTTGGCTTCAATGGGCTGAGCAGGGGTCCAAGGCGAACCCCAGAACCACTGTACCCTCGACGCAAGGTGCAGGACCCACCTGTGGTGCATGAACTGCGGGTGTCCCTGGAGGAGATCTACCATGGCTCCACCAAGCGCATGAAGATTACGAGGCGGCGCCTCAACCCTGACGGGCGAACTGTGCGCACCGAGGACAAGATCCTGCACATTGTCATCAAGCGAGGCTGGAAGGAAGGCACCAAGATCACCTTCCCTAAAGAGGGCGATGCCACACCTGACAACATCCCTGCCGACATAGTCTTTGTGCTCAAAGACAAGCCCCACGCACACTTCCGCAGAGACGGTACCAACGTGCTCTACAGTGCTCTGATTAGCCTCAAGGAG gcGCTGTGTGGCTGCACTGTGAACATTCCCACCATTGATGGCCGAGTGATCCCTTTGCCCTGCAATGATGTCATCAAGCCAGGCACCGTGAAGAGACTCCGTGGGGAGGGTCTTCCCTTCCCCAAGGTGCCCACCCAGCGCGGAGACCTCATTGTGGAGTTCAAAGTTCGCTTTCCAGACAGATTAACACCACAGACACGACAGATCCTTAAGCAGCACCTACCCTGTTCCTAG
- the DNAJB5 gene encoding dnaJ homolog subfamily B member 5 isoform X3, whose amino-acid sequence MGKDYYKILGIPSGANEDEIKKAYRKMALKYHPDKNKEPNAEEKFKEIAEAYDVLSDPKKRGLYDQYGEEGLKTGGGSSGGSSGSFHYTFHGDPHATFASFFGGSNPFDIFFASSRSTRPFSGFDPDDMDVDDDEDPFGAFGRFGFNGLSRGPRRTPEPLYPRRKVQDPPVVHELRVSLEEIYHGSTKRMKITRRRLNPDGRTVRTEDKILHIVIKRGWKEGTKITFPKEGDATPDNIPADIVFVLKDKPHAHFRRDGTNVLYSALISLKEALCGCTVNIPTIDGRVIPLPCNDVIKPGTVKRLRGEGLPFPKVPTQRGDLIVEFKVRFPDRLTPQTRQILKQHLPCS is encoded by the exons ATGGGAAAGGATTATTACAAGATTCTTGGGATCCCATCGGGAGCCAATGAGGACGAGATCAAGAAAGCCTACCGGAAGATGGCCTTGAAGTACCACCCAGACAAGAACAAAGAACCCAACGCGGAGGAGAAATTTAAGGAGATTGCAGAGGCCTATGATGTGCTGAGTGACCCTAAGAAACGCGGCCTGTATGACCAGTACGGGGAGGAAG GCCTGAAGACTGGCGGTGGTTCATCAGGTGGCTCCAGTGGCTCCTTTCACTACACCTTTCACGGGGACCCCCATGCCACCTTTGCCTCCTTCTTTGGTGGCTCCAATCCCTTCGATATCTTCTTTGCCAGCAGCCGTTCCACTCGACCCTTCAGTGGTTTTGACCCAGATGACATGGATGTCGATGATGATGAGGACCCATTTGGTGCCTTCGGCCGCTTTGGCTTCAATGGGCTGAGCAGGGGTCCAAGGCGAACCCCAGAACCACTGTACCCTCGACGCAAGGTGCAGGACCCACCTGTGGTGCATGAACTGCGGGTGTCCCTGGAGGAGATCTACCATGGCTCCACCAAGCGCATGAAGATTACGAGGCGGCGCCTCAACCCTGACGGGCGAACTGTGCGCACCGAGGACAAGATCCTGCACATTGTCATCAAGCGAGGCTGGAAGGAAGGCACCAAGATCACCTTCCCTAAAGAGGGCGATGCCACACCTGACAACATCCCTGCCGACATAGTCTTTGTGCTCAAAGACAAGCCCCACGCACACTTCCGCAGAGACGGTACCAACGTGCTCTACAGTGCTCTGATTAGCCTCAAGGAG gcGCTGTGTGGCTGCACTGTGAACATTCCCACCATTGATGGCCGAGTGATCCCTTTGCCCTGCAATGATGTCATCAAGCCAGGCACCGTGAAGAGACTCCGTGGGGAGGGTCTTCCCTTCCCCAAGGTGCCCACCCAGCGCGGAGACCTCATTGTGGAGTTCAAAGTTCGCTTTCCAGACAGATTAACACCACAGACACGACAGATCCTTAAGCAGCACCTACCCTGTTCCTAG
- the C12H9orf131 gene encoding LOW QUALITY PROTEIN: uncharacterized protein C9orf131 homolog (The sequence of the model RefSeq protein was modified relative to this genomic sequence to represent the inferred CDS: inserted 2 bases in 1 codon; deleted 1 base in 1 codon) gives MEWLLEGLLGTKGDKGLLWGQLTYALACRYCGSSCLQSTGNLVTLFLFMVWQIRRWRQLGSWRQLQPCSSGDMMQGKGLPLLYRVAFLDRLWKQKSEEEEKEEKGEEEVEEEEEEEEEEETSLDPCSLPKEAPIREQDTIAPSQPFCSSKSLHKAIGTPELVLMQTPSPSRSFPIFQMLTNLPVRHKTASGSHLHQRKSQLFWGLPSLHSESLEAINLSSGGPFPLKLPAGPSVCFNKLAFLYRSNLLLPQFCSPTQLPTHQVHAMEDLEEMAPDPQQRPLPSSPSVPSLPLHLMSFPRDKGKGAEAHIQWLTQQKEVPWVSEDQALHPDPELQRTRPLSKVWRGVPQDPDLQQHIPDSLSASLLYPASLLGAPTRSETPWRTMRQNEDSKAPESAMPVPSPPLASLPLLQVTSSIGGLSGSKDLCETIRQRENAQVSEPPILVPCQSVAPMTEPQGTSLLEVPPGCETQWRITGHEESPQASEPPRPPPCQLPDSLSESQVVSPEGPSAPKDFWGTMELRENTQTSGSPVPAPCTSPDSLPELWGGSALEDPSGYKHHRGCRENSGNPEAFEPPALDLNPGLYGTSPACVPSRSKTPRKSMQSTENLWVSADPVPSSSLPLASLLQSLGVGPQGVLSEAKALWESMGQNENLWTSESPDHSRSLPPILEPHRINPVGDLTSSEAAWKDTQHSRNSWASEPPSLALSPHPALKLEPLRVSPMGVLSDSEASCGDIPRRKNSWAFAFPAHNLPQDPHEASPLGALSASELVAGDMEQKETCWVPVSPFCGPSPPSNSMSKSHISKPVGDQGNGKPEREAVKQSENYWATELRAPTCCSLSAPLPAPHLDLEFVWRHVQQRAVPQGSSPPAVDPLQPIPWPPPLAEALKLESNQPGPSEGELLPGAKAEYPPSRREAAPEAPTDSEVQAWHWSRELELKLKKLQQSPAPSSPALSSTTPGGTWRHSSCSPHQTHPPRLGLHSSSCYPPKVESTVTRPVQVSHCCHSSAHSQPQESGRAQESQREEGMKAKMVAQVSPQGPCVYVESGEEXCPGLGEPSNSEVLLSGNRQDKASDQHSGKKASPNIHPRKPKTDCSRGDTRLRSPPVTVKNYPAQAGGLVETPASGLSQRSQHRNKSSLHIVLPQQLHSKAAGPQDKQGAELGTGDMLTPQQCKHCPWAHLEKHLSSPTPQVLLSRVLQRLLTKFLGTHGHLPTKSIQQRKGW, from the exons ATGGAGTGGCTGCTGGAGGGCCTACTTGGGACTAAGGGGGATAAGGGGCTTCTCTGGGGCCAGCTGACGTATGCCCTGGCCTGCAGATACTGTGGCAGCAGCTGCCTCCAGAGTACAGGGAATCTAGTGACACTATTCCTGTTCATGGTTTGGCAGATCCGGAGATGGCGGCAGCTTGGGAGCTGGCGACAGCTTCAGCCCTGCTCCTCTGGGGACATGATGCAAGGCAAG GGCCTACCACTTCTGTACCGTGTGGCTTTCCTTGATCGTCTGTGGAAGCAGAagtcagaggaggaagaaaaagaggagaaaggagaggaggaggtagaggaggaggaagaagaggaagaagaggaggagacatcTCTGGATCCATGTTCTCTTCCCAAAGAAGCTCCTATTAGAGAACAAGACACCATAGCCCCATCCCAGCCATTCTGCAGTTCTAAGAGCCTCCACAAGGCCATAGGGACACCAGAGCTAGTACTCATGCAGACCCCAAGCCCTTCCAGATCCTTCCCCATCTTCCAGATGCTGACCAACCTGCCTGTAAGGCACAAGACAGCATCAGGGAGCCATCTACATCAGAGAAAAAGCCAGCTCTTCTGGGGTCTCCCTTCTCTGCACAGTGAGTCCTTGGAGGCCATCAACCTGAGCTCAGGTGGCCCCTTTCCCCTGAAGTTACCTGCTGGTCCTTCTGTCTGCTTCAACAAGCTTGCCTTCCTGTATAGGTCCAACCTGCTGCTTCCTCAGTTTTGCTCCCCAACCCAGCTTCCTACCCATCAAGTCCATGCTATGGAAGATCTGGAAGAGATGGCCCCTGATCCTCAGCAACGTCCCCTTCCCTCATCCCCTTCTGTCCCATCACTACCCCTCCATCTTATGTCTTTTCCCAGGGACAAGGGGAAAGGCGCTGAGGCACATATACAGTGGCTTACACAGCAGAAAGAGGTCCCTTGGGTCTCTGAGGATCAAGCCCTGCACCCAGATCCTGAACTCCAAAGAACTAGACCCTTATCTAAGGTCTGGAGGGGGGTGCCACAGGATCCTGACCTTCAACAACACATTCCAGATTCACTCTCTGCCTCTCTGCTGTATCCCGCTAGCCTTCTGGGAGCCCCGACTAGGTCTGAGACCCCATGGAGGACCATGAGGCAAAATGAGGACTCCAAAGCCCCTGAGTCAGCAATGCCAGTTCCCAGCCCACCCCTGGCCTCTCTGCCATTACTCCAGGTAACCAGTTCTATAGGAGGCCTTTCTGGATCTAAGGACCTCTGCGAAACCATAAGGCAACGAGAGAACGCTCAGGTCTCTGAGCCTCCAATCCTGGTCCCTTGCCAATCTGTAGCCCCCATGACAGAGCCTCAAGGAACTAGCCTCCTGGAAGTTCCACCTGGATGTGAGACTCAGTGGAGAATCACAGGACATGAAGAGAGTCCTCAAGCCTCTGAGCCCCCAAGGCCACCCCCTTGCCAACTCCCAGATTCTCTGTCCGAATCCCAGGTGGTCAGCCCCGAAGGACCTTCTGCACCTAAGGACTTCTGGGGAACCATGGAACTCAGAGAGAACACTCAGACCTCTGGGTCCCCAGTGCCAGCCCCCTGCACTTCCCCAGATTCCCTGCCAGAACTGTGGGGAGGCAGTGCCTTGGAAGATCCATCTGGATACAAACACCACAGGGGATGCAGAGAAAATTCAGGAAACCCTGAGGCCTTTGAGCCCCCAGCCTTGGACCTCAATCCAGGGCTCTATGGAACCAGCCCTGCATGTGTCCCATCAAGATCTAAGACTCCACGGAAGAGCATGCAGAGTACAGAAAATCTTTGGGTCTCTGCAGACCCAGTTCCATCTTCCAGCCTTCCCTTAGCGTCTCTGCTGCAGTCCCTAGGAGTGGGCCCCCAGGGGGTCCTGTCTGAGGCCAAGGCTTTGTGGGAGAGCATGGGGCAGAATGAGAATCTCTGGACCTCTGAGTCTCCAGACCACAGCCGATCTCTACCTCCCATTCTCGAACCCCACAGAATCAATCCTGTGGGAGACCTCACTAGTTCAGAAGCTGCGTGGAAGGACACTCAACATTCCAGGAACTCCTGGGCTTCTGAGCCCCCATCTCTGGCCCTCAGCCCACACCCAGCTCTCAAACTGGAGCCCCTGAGAGTTAGCCCCATGGGGGTCCTGTCTGATTCTGAGGCTAGCTGTGGAGACATACCAAGGAGAAAGAACTCGTGGGCCTTTGCGTTCCCAGCACACAACTTACCCCAAGACCCACATGAAGCTAGCCCCTTGGGAGCCCTGTCTGCCTCTGAGCTTGTTGCTGGGGACATGGAACAGAAAGAAACCTGTTGGGTTCCTGTATCCCCATTCTGCGGCCCCAGTCCACCCTCAAACTCTATGTCCAAGTCTCACATAAGTAAGCCTGTTGGAGACCAAGGCAACGGTAAGCCTGAGAGGGAGGCAGTGAAGCAGAGCGAGAACTACTGGGCCACTGAGCTCCGAGCCCCAACCTGCTGCTCACTCTCTGCTCCTTTACCAGccccacaccttgatcttgagTTTGTGTGGCGGCATGTGCAACAGAGAGCGGTCCCCCAGGGCTCCAGCCCTCCAGCAGTAGATCCCCTGCAGCCAATACCCTGGCCTCCCCCGCTAGCTGAAGCTCTGAAGCTTGAGTCCAATCAGCCTGGCCCCTCCGAAGGAGAGCTGTTGCCAGGAGCTAAGGCAGAATATCCACCCTCCCGGAGAGAGGCTGCCCCAGAGGCACCCACTGACTCTGAGGTCCAGGCCTGGCACTGGAGTAGAGAACTGGAACTCAAGCTGAAGAAACTGCAGCAGAGTCCTGCTCCCAGCTCCCCTGCCCTGAGCTCCACAACTCCTGGAGGAACCTGGAGACActcttcctgctccccacatCAGACCCATCCCCCCAGACTGGGCCTCCACTCTTCAAGCTGTTATCCTCCAAAAGTTGAGAGCACAGTAACTCGGCCTGTCCAGGTCTCCCACTGTTGTCACTCTTCTGCCCATTCTCAGCCACAAGAATCTGGTAGGGCACAAGAAtctcagagagaggaaggaatgaaggcaAAGATGGTGGCCCAGGTCTCACCCCAGGGACCATGTGTTTACGTGGAGTCTGGGGAAGA CTGCCCAGGCCTGGGAGAGCCCTCAAACTCTGAGGTTCTACTCTCGGGTAACAGACAGGACAAGGCGTCAGACCAACATTCAGGCAAAAAGGCATCA CCCAATATTCACCCCAGGAAACCCAAAACAGACTGTAGCAGAGGGGATACCAGATTGAGGTCACCCCCAGTTACCGTGAAGAACTACCCAGCCCAGGCCGGGGGACTAGTGGAGACCCCTGCAAGTGGACTTTCCCAAAGATCTCAGCACAGGAACAAGAGCTCTTTACACATTGTGCTCCCCCAGCAGCTTCACTCAAAGGCTGCAGGTCCCCAAGATAAGCAAGGAGCAGAGCTTGGAACTGGTGACATGCTGACACCTCAGCAGTGTAAGCACTGCCCTTGGGCCCACTTGGAGAAGCATCTCTCTTCCCCCACACCTCAGGTTCTCCTTAGCAGGGTTCTCCAAAGGCTGTTAACTAAGTTTCTGGGTACCCATGGACACCTGCCCACCAAATCCATTCAGCAGAGGAAAGGCTGGTAG